From the genome of Ferroacidibacillus organovorans, one region includes:
- a CDS encoding ABC transporter transmembrane domain-containing protein, which translates to MRVFLDLMWFFKMHKGRYATGITLLLCVAILSLIPPHAVGVIMDAMRRHTLTRGMILQWVAILALDTVFIYVMRYIWRVLLFGSAMELAARLREKLYDHFTRMSPQFYHKNRIGDLMAHSTNDVQAVEMTATDGILTLVDSISTGIVVITTMATTLSWKLTLIALIPMPIMAFATSRYGRMMHTRFHTAQEAFAEITEYTQETIAGIRVIKAFGQEDVERERFAQRSLDVVKKNIRVARIDALFDPTISLVVGCSYLLSVGFGAVFVVHRQLTIGELTTFTLYLGQLIWPMLAFGWLFNIVERGRASNDRINTLLSTPQDICDAEVTLKGHPTGEIAFALDEFTYPDKEKPTLKNVHFSIKQGQTLGIVGRTGSGKTTLFKLLLREFDVAPGGIFVGGQPIDAWTLSALRGAIAYVPQDHFLFSASIAQNIAFARAAAPLEEIQGVARQAAIHEDILRFPEGYATVVGERGVTLSGGQKQRVSIARALLLDAEILILDDSLSAVDATTEASILQALRQKPKTATTLIATHRLSSVEHADLILVLEDGEIVERGTHMDLLAQNGVYAAMYELQQLESIVEHGGVSA; encoded by the coding sequence GTGCGCGTATTTCTTGATTTGATGTGGTTTTTCAAAATGCACAAAGGTCGCTATGCGACAGGCATCACACTGCTTCTTTGTGTTGCCATTTTAAGCCTTATCCCGCCACACGCCGTCGGTGTCATCATGGATGCGATGCGCCGTCACACACTGACGCGCGGGATGATTCTACAGTGGGTTGCCATTTTGGCACTTGACACCGTGTTCATCTATGTGATGCGTTACATTTGGCGCGTGCTGCTTTTCGGCTCCGCGATGGAGCTTGCGGCTCGCTTGCGCGAGAAACTCTACGATCATTTTACAAGGATGTCGCCGCAATTCTATCACAAAAATCGCATTGGCGATCTGATGGCGCACTCGACCAATGACGTGCAGGCTGTCGAGATGACTGCGACGGACGGCATTCTGACGCTGGTCGATTCCATCTCGACAGGTATTGTCGTCATCACCACGATGGCGACGACGCTCAGTTGGAAGTTGACGCTCATCGCGCTGATTCCGATGCCGATCATGGCGTTTGCGACGTCGCGCTACGGCCGCATGATGCACACGCGGTTTCACACCGCGCAAGAGGCGTTTGCCGAGATCACGGAATATACGCAAGAAACGATTGCGGGCATTCGCGTGATCAAAGCGTTTGGGCAAGAGGATGTGGAGCGCGAGCGGTTTGCACAGCGGTCGCTTGATGTCGTGAAAAAAAACATTCGCGTCGCGCGGATTGACGCGCTGTTTGACCCGACCATCTCGCTTGTTGTCGGCTGCTCGTATCTGCTCTCTGTAGGTTTTGGCGCGGTTTTTGTCGTGCACAGACAACTTACAATCGGAGAATTGACGACGTTTACACTCTATCTCGGGCAGTTGATCTGGCCGATGCTCGCATTTGGCTGGTTGTTTAATATCGTGGAGCGCGGGCGCGCCTCAAACGACCGCATCAATACACTGCTAAGCACCCCGCAGGACATTTGCGACGCAGAGGTGACGCTTAAAGGACACCCGACTGGTGAGATTGCTTTTGCACTTGATGAATTCACGTATCCTGACAAGGAAAAACCGACGCTGAAAAACGTGCACTTTTCAATTAAGCAGGGGCAGACACTTGGCATCGTCGGGCGCACAGGGAGTGGCAAGACGACGCTATTTAAGCTCTTGTTGCGCGAGTTTGACGTCGCGCCAGGCGGCATTTTTGTCGGTGGGCAACCGATTGACGCGTGGACGCTGTCTGCGCTGCGCGGAGCGATTGCGTACGTCCCGCAAGACCATTTCCTGTTTTCCGCCTCGATTGCGCAAAACATCGCATTCGCACGGGCTGCGGCGCCGCTTGAAGAGATTCAGGGCGTCGCGCGCCAAGCGGCGATTCACGAAGATATCCTGCGCTTTCCCGAGGGGTACGCAACGGTTGTGGGCGAGCGCGGCGTGACCCTTTCTGGGGGGCAAAAACAGCGGGTGTCGATTGCCCGAGCGCTTTTGCTTGACGCTGAGATCCTGATTCTTGACGACTCGCTCTCAGCGGTTGACGCGACGACGGAAGCATCGATCCTGCAAGCGCTGCGCCAAAAACCCAAAACGGCGACGACACTGATTGCGACGCACAGGCTCAGTTCAGTCGAGCATGCGGACCTCATTCTCGTGCTGGAAGATGGAGAAATCGTGGAGCGCGGCACGCATATGGATCTCCTTGCGCAAAACGGCGTCTATGCGGCGATGTATGAACTTCAACAGTTGGAGAGTATCGTTGAGCACGGAGGTGTGTCTGCGTGA